One part of the Solea solea chromosome 1, fSolSol10.1, whole genome shotgun sequence genome encodes these proteins:
- the zbtb41 gene encoding zinc finger and BTB domain-containing protein 41 — translation MKRKPSAPLRPKRSRLVRGREECATELDSVLGFNVPLPCSETGPESVSQIRHLTMSQQSHSLLKFLNEDRSRQKFCDVSVSVGGRIYKAHKVVLAHGSSYFHAELSKNPTTTHVTLDHVEDSVFQHLLGFLYASESDVKETDLPALTEAARFLDMMDVLKMLCEEGEVHPVSVIQDQEDMRKSPEVEMISSDSPAGDTDIQSPFEPSSPCSQQFSLDKLVQNHFTESNRDVPLEMLTEEEKTAGQRSVVTRRSARRRRTPTKYKRDDVEYFVNTPEEKQRNASPTVQPGARAEEAGEVSVENQSSKGDTNETAKPAHMEGVVDDEEGEDEGVDMNENVFAQRNAAEVCAAEDKSASKQSSDAEWTECQAVQKVEAPGRAAAGGATQSPAYPEGLAPVIIQTSSKKTLKCPKCGKTFDRAGKYVSHTRVHTGEKPFQCDVCLQRYSTKSNLTVHKKKHASDAPFQMKEHKCPFCNKLHASKKTLAKHVRRFHPDNIQEFLSKTKRKSEGWKCAICLKTFTRRPHLQEHMILHTQDRPFKCLFCDEHFKSRFARLKHHEKYHLGPFPCEICGRQFNDTGNRKRHMECTHGGKRKWTCFVCGKSVRERTTLREHMRIHSGEKPHLCSICGQSFRHGSSYRLHLRVHHDDKRYECDECGKTFIRHDHLTKHQKIHSGEKAHQCEECGKCFRRHDHLTVHYKSVHLGMKVWQKYKTAVHQCEVCKKEFKGKSSLEMHFRTHSGEKPHRCPECHQTFRIKKTLTKHMVIHSDARPFNCPHCSATFKRKDKLKYHVDHVHSNRFAEKPVSTLSEDKIVSIPFPETSKAYRAEPKSALQSSPSPLNVCVPVTLVPIQMPGGTQGDLNTQGGSSHSSQAHSVVSMQAQGQQQNSGYQASTELAFLEKYTLPPQPSNRSDQMLDPREQSYLGTLLGLDSGSSVQNMTNPDHTH, via the exons ATGAAGAGAAAACCCAGTGCTCCTCTGCGTCCCAAACGCAGCAGGTTGGTCAGAGGCAgagaggaatgtgccacagagCTGGACTCTGTGCTGGGCTTCAACGTGCCGCTGCCCTGCTCTGAAACTGGTCCAGAATCCGTCTCACAAATCCGGCACCTGACTATGTCACAGCAGAGTCACAGCCTCCTcaagtttttaaatgaagatcGGAGCAGGCAGAAGTtctgtgatgtgtctgtgtctgtgggtggGAGGATCTATAAAGCCCACAAGGTGGTTTTGGCCCATGGGAGCAGCTACTTCCATGCAGAGCTGTCCAAAAACCCTACTACAACACATGTGACTCTGGACCATGTAGAGGATTCTGTTTTTCAGCACCTGCTGGGCTTTTTGTATGCCTCTGAGAGCGATGTCAAGGAGACAGACCTCCCAGCTCTTACTGAAGCAGCCCGATTCCTGGATATGATGGATGTACTAAAAATGCTGTGTGAGGAAGGGGAGGTCCATCCTGTAAGTGTGATCCAGGATCAGGAAGATATGAGAAAGTCTCCTGAGGTAGAAATGATTTCCAGTGACTCACcagcaggtgacacagacaTCCAGAGCCCATTTGAGCCAAGCAGCCCGTGCAGTCAACAATTTAGCTTGGACAAGTTAGTGCAGAACCACTTTACTGAGAGTAACAGAGATGTACCACTAGAAATGTTAACTGAGGAAGAGAAGACGGCAGGTCAGAGGAGTGTTGTCACACGGAGATCTGCTCGAAGGAGGAGAACACCCACAAAGTACAAGAGAGATGATGTGGAGTACTTTGTCAACActcctgaggaaaaacaaaggaatgCATCACCGACCGTGCAACCTGGAGCCAGAGCGGAAGAAGCAGGAGAGGTGTCTGTAGAAAACCAATCGTCCAAAGGGGACACGAATGAAACAGCCAAACCAGCTCACATGGAGGGCGTGGTGGATGAtgaggaaggagaggatgaAGGAGTGGACATGAATGAGAATGTGTTTGCTCAGAGGAATGCTGCTGAAGTTTGTGCAGCGGAGGACAAGAGTGCAAGTAAACAGAGTTCGGACGCAGAATGGACCGAGTGTCAGGCTGTTCAAAAGGTGGAGGCGCCTggacgagcagcagcaggaggagccaCCCAGAGTCCAGCTTATCCTGAGGGTCTGGCTCCCGTCATCATTCAAACCTCCAGCAAGAAGACCCTTAAGTGTCCCAAATGTGGCAAGACCTTTGATCGTGCAG GGAAGTATGTGAGTCACACCAGAGTGCACACCGGAGAGAAACCGTTCCAATGTGACGTGTGTTTGCAGCGCTACTCCACCAAGTCCAACCTGACCGTGCATAAGAAGAAGCACGCCAGCGACGCTCCCTTCCAGATGAAGGAGCACAAATGTCCCTTCTGCAACAAACTCCACGCCAGCAAAAAAACCCTGGCCAAACACGTTAGGAG GTTTCACCCAGACAACATCCAAGagtttctttccaagactaagAGGAAGAGTGAAGGCTGGAAATGTGCT ATTTGTCTGAAGACCTTCACCCGCAGGCCTCACCTGCAGGAGCACATGATCCTGCACACTCAAGACCGGCCTTTTAAATGCCTTTTCTGTGACGAGCACTTCAAGTCGAGGTTTGCCAGGCTGAAGCACCATGAAAAATACCACTTAG GTCCTTTTCCCTGTGAGATCTGCGGTCGACAGTTTAAcgacacaggaaacaggaagcgACACATGGAGTGTACTCATGGTGGCAAAAGGAAGTGGACTTGCTTTGTATGTGGGAAATCTGTTAGAGAAAG GACGACCTTGAGGGAGCACATGAGGATCCACAGTGGGGAGAAGCCTCACCTCTGCAGTATCTGTGGTCAAAGTTTCCGTCACGGCAGCTCCTACAG GCTTCACCTGAGAGTCCACCACGATGACAAGCGCTACGAGTGTGACGAATGTGGGAAAACCTTCATACGCCACGATCACCTGACCAAACATCAGAAAATACACTCCG GTGAGAAGGCACACCAATGTGAAGAGTGTGGCAAGTGCTTCAGGCGCCACGATCACCTGACTGTCCACTACAAAAGTGTTCATCTGGGAATGAAAGTTTGGCAGAA GTATAAAACTGCTGTGCATCAGTGTGAGGTGTGCAAGAAAGAATTTAAAGGAAAGTCCAGTCTAGAGATGCACTTCAGGACCCACTCGG GTGAGAAACCCCACCGATGTCCCGAATGTCACCAAACATTTCGCATCAAGAAGACCTTGACGAAGCACATGGTGATTCACTCGGACGCGCGTCCTTTCAACTGTCCCCACTGCAGTGCCACCTTCAAGAGGAAGGACAAACTCAAGTACCACGTCGACCATGTGCACAGCAACCGCTTTGCTGAGAAGCCCGTCAGCACTCTTAGCGAGGACAAAATAGTCTCCATCCCTTTTCCAGAAACCTCAAAGGCATACCGAGCCGAACCCAAGTCAGCTCTCCAAAGCTCCCCCTCTCCTCTGAATGTCTGCGTGCCGGTCACTTTAGTTCCTATCCAGATGCCAGGAGGCACACAAGGAGACCTGAACACTCAAGGGGGCTCGTCTCACTCCTCCCAAGCTCACAGTGTTGTGAGCATGCAGGCACAAGGACAGCAGCAGAACTCTGGCTACCAGGCGTCCACAGAGCTGGCGTTCTTAGAGAAGTACACCCTCCCTCCCCAGCCCTCCAACAGGTCAGATCAGATGCTGGACCCCAGAGAGCAGTCCTACCTGGGCACGTTACTGGGACTGGACTCGGGTTCCTCTGTACAGAACATGACCAACCCTgatcacacacactga
- the LOC131456803 gene encoding complement factor H-like — MSGRYFGFVLLVLFPVELHAQTAAEPCRAPRLVKGFVVPEQETYSHGTVVSYSCDNGHKPAVEGWWATSTCQNGVWSQPPQCIDNNACIPPVIPNAEYTATSDGWHPNKDVIRTKCDKGYEHKDYAATATCINGTWTPLPVCEKREDACDTPPQYPHTVIVNQKYQELFSVDSRVQYECEHGYTIDGTRTNKSVICMGGIWTEGPQCSRQTASSGHGGSGTAVGGAGSSGGGIHTVPVSRCGNPPLVEHAEVVETRDMFVRYQCNNYFDEVGPEEVMCLSDGTWSQLPTCESNHCFVDTDQNRKLLSVGMIFIKYGENMKLECKRHSSWLTEHHAVVQCTNGNLNIGECCSKYNQWSC, encoded by the exons ATGAGCGGGAGGTATTTTGGATTTGTTCTCCTGGTTTTGTTTCCTGTAGAGCTGCATG ctcAAACTGCAGCTGAGCCTTGCCGAGCTCCCAGACTAGTGAAAGGTTTTGTCGTCCCCGAACAAGAAACTTATTCTCATGGAACCGTGGTCTCTTACTCCTGTGATAACGGACATAAACCAGCCGTGGAGGGTTGGTGGGCAACCAGCACGTGTCAAAACGGCGTGTGGTCCCAACCGCCACAATGCATAG ATAATAACGCCTGTATTCCACCAGTGATACCGAATGCAGAATACACGGCGACCTCGGATGGTTGGCACCCTAACAAAGACGTGATAAGGACCAAGTGTGACAAAGGATATGAACACAAAGACTACGCCGCAACAGCAACATGTATAAATGGGACATGGACCCCTTTGCCCGTCTGTGAga AAAGAGAAGATGCGTGCGACACGCCTCCTCAGTACCCCCACACTGTAATCGTCAATCAGAAATACCAGGAGCTGTTTAGTGTGGATTCACGAGTGCAGTACGAGTGTGAACATGGATACACTATAGATGGAACACGCACGAACAAGTCTGTCATTTGCATGGGTGGAATCTGGACTGAAGGTCCACAGTGCA GCAGACAAACAGCATCAAGTGGACATGGAGGCTCTGGCACTGCGGTGGGAGGAGCAG GATCCTCTGGAGGAGGAATTCATACTGTACCag TCAGCAGGTGTGGGAATCCCCCCTTAGTCGAACATGCTGAGGTTGTTGAAACTCGTGACATGTTTGTGAGATACCAGTGCAACAACTATTTCGATGAAGTGGGTCCAGAGGAAGTGATGTGTTTGTCCGACGGCACATGGTCACAATTGCCCACCTGCGAAT ccaaTCACTGCTTTGTGGACACTGACCAGAACAGGAAGTTACTATCTGTCGGAATGATATTCATAAAGTATGGTGAAAATATGAAGTTGGAATGTAAGCGGCACTCGAGCTGGTTAACAGAGCATCACGCTGTGGTCCAATGCACTAATGGAAACCTTAATATCGGCGAAT GTTGCAGCAAGTACAATCAA TGGTCCTGCTGA
- the LOC131456790 gene encoding complement factor H-like — translation MRMKYFGFILLIWVPGGLHAQSDAEPCSAPKLNGGYFVPEHETYSHGTKLQYACNTGHKPAVEGWWATSTCHRGEWFHKPQCIDENACILPTIVNGKYEVPQEGWFKNGRRIFVTCDKRYELKDKAATAQCKNGTWSSLPICQKTRDTCSEPPKIPHAVVIRQQYQELFAADSQVEYRCEKGYTMEEAQRNPIICMGGNWTNGPNCTSRPVTGQGGSAEVGTPGSDTTSAGGGTQSGGSRPGTGQGGSADVGTRGRDTTSAGGGVGRGSSTTSDVRLTTTTIDNCVSEPVILHGEVVYRDEMQLKYACVSFYTLVGEATVVCYNDGNWSQFPTCKEAFCVMKPRAYTHGLTTHGPEYINEGHGKHIPCIWAYYSVVVHCANGVLSYTNCCSSYDHNRGLCPIIGTTS, via the exons ATGAGGATGAAATATTTTGGATTTATCCTTCTGATCTGGGTTCCAGGAGGGCTGCACG caCAAAGCGACGCTGAGCCTTGTTCTGCTCCCAAACTGAATGGTGGTTATTTTGTCCCTGAACATGAGACATATTCTCATGGGACCAAACTCCAGTACGCCTGTAATACTGGACATAAACCTGCTGTGGAGGGTTGGTGGGCAACAAGCACATGTCACAGAGGTGAATGGTTTCATAAACCGCAATGTATAG ATGAGAATGCCTGCATCCTACCAACTATTGTCAATGGAAAATACGAAGTCCCTCAGGAAGGTTGGTTTAAGAACGGACGCAGGATATTTGTAACATGTGACAAACGATATGAACTAAAAGACAAAGCTGCAACTGCCCAATGCAAAAATGGGACATGGTCCTCTTTGCCCATCTGCCAGA aaACAAGAGACACATGCAGTGAGCCCCCTAAAATCCCACATGCAGTTGTCATTCGCCAGCAATACCAGGAGCTCTTTGCTGCTGATTCACAAGTTGAATATCGATGCGAGAAGGGATACACTATGGAGGAAGCACAAAGAAATCCAATCATTTGCATGGGCGGAAACTGGACCAACGGCCCAAACTGCA CAAGCAGACCAGTTACTGGACAAGGTGGTTCTGCTGAGGTGGGAACACCAGGGAGCGACACCACATCTGCTGGTGGTGGGACACAATCTGGGG GCAGCAGACCAGGTACTGGACAAGGTGGTTCTGCTGATGTGGGAACACGTGGAAGGGACACCACATCTGCTGGTGGTGGAGTAGGTAGAG GATCATCCACCACCTCTGACGTGAGacttacaacaacaacaa tcGACAACTGTGTGTCAGAGCCAGTCATCCTACATGGTGAAGTGGTGTATAGGGATGAAATGCAGTTGAAATACGcgtgtgtttctttttacacACTTGTCGGTgaagccactgtggtgtgttaCAACGATGGCAATTGGTCACAATTCCCCACCTGCAAAG AAGCTTTTTGTGTCATGAAACCTCGTGCTTACACACATGGTTTAACGACACATGGACCTGAGTATATAAATGAAGGCCATGGGAAACATATTCCATGTATTTGGGCATATTATTCAGTCGTTGTTCACTGTGCTAATGGAGTGCTCTCCTACACCAATT GTTGTTCCAGTTATGACCATAACAGG GGACTTTGCCCCATAATCGGTACAACTAGTTAG